A section of the Roseomonas marmotae genome encodes:
- a CDS encoding polymer-forming cytoskeletal protein, whose product MSVFRRRREEPTPTQGAPSGLPEGGEPTTVPVARDPDLAVPPFRPAPSKEASAMNLPSKPGQPAGIGVPPRPPSMGGASPYTPAGGSPRPAPAPDRRSMVVGKGISLQGTVTDAERLVVEGTIESQMLHAAELVISHSGVFKGEVEVDDAEIAGIFDGTLTVRGSLIIRGTGKVLGVARCRRLQVEEGGQVSGRMEMLGDNGPAPRQPMPLASSDADQMN is encoded by the coding sequence ATGTCCGTCTTTCGCCGCCGCCGCGAGGAACCCACGCCCACACAGGGAGCTCCGTCCGGCCTTCCGGAAGGGGGGGAGCCGACCACCGTCCCGGTGGCCCGCGACCCTGATCTCGCCGTTCCGCCCTTCCGCCCCGCGCCCAGCAAGGAGGCCTCCGCCATGAACCTGCCGTCGAAGCCCGGACAGCCCGCCGGTATTGGCGTGCCGCCCCGCCCCCCCTCGATGGGCGGCGCGAGCCCCTATACCCCGGCCGGGGGCAGCCCCCGCCCGGCTCCGGCGCCCGACCGCCGCTCCATGGTGGTCGGCAAGGGCATCAGCCTGCAGGGCACCGTGACGGATGCCGAGCGGCTGGTGGTCGAAGGCACGATCGAGAGCCAGATGCTGCACGCGGCCGAGCTGGTGATCAGCCATTCCGGTGTCTTCAAGGGCGAGGTCGAGGTGGATGACGCCGAGATCGCCGGCATCTTCGACGGTACGCTGACGGTGCGCGGCAGCCTGATCATCCGCGGCACCGGCAAGGTTCTGGGCGTCGCCCGCTGCCGCCGGCTGCAGGTGGAGGAAGGCGGCCAGGTCTCCGGCCGCATGGAGATGCTGGGCGACAATGGCCCGGCGCCGCGCCAGCCCATGCCGCTGGCTTCCAGCGACGCCGACCAGATGAACTGA
- a CDS encoding AEC family transporter translates to MALPLAAGVDAFAATFGMIGLGVLLRRTLLPDAAVWAGLERLVFFVLLPALLIVAIGTLDLANLPLGGMAAVIWGTLALGTAGSVLMARALGHGHAAMTSVLQGGIRYNNLLAFAITGAVLGPPGIAMGGIATGLIVPFVQVVVTVALTLGRATKPSPLRLLRQIALNPLLLACAIGFLLALAGGVPPGASGLLRGLSQASLATGLLCVGAALTPGALTDRMPTQALTAGFKLLLMPAIALGLAMLTGLETLAAATAILFMAQPTASTAYVQARAMGGDAPLMAAMITSQHLLALATLPLWALLLTG, encoded by the coding sequence ATGGCCCTGCCGCTCGCCGCGGGGGTGGATGCCTTCGCCGCCACCTTCGGCATGATCGGCCTGGGCGTGCTGCTGCGGCGGACCCTGCTGCCGGATGCCGCCGTCTGGGCCGGGCTGGAGAGGCTGGTCTTCTTCGTGCTGCTGCCGGCGCTGCTGATCGTCGCCATCGGCACACTGGACCTAGCCAACCTGCCGCTGGGCGGGATGGCGGCGGTGATCTGGGGCACGCTGGCGCTGGGCACGGCGGGCAGCGTGCTGATGGCCCGCGCGCTGGGGCATGGGCATGCCGCCATGACCTCGGTGCTGCAAGGCGGTATCCGCTACAACAACCTCCTCGCCTTCGCCATCACGGGCGCGGTGCTGGGGCCGCCGGGTATCGCCATGGGCGGCATCGCCACCGGGCTGATCGTGCCCTTCGTGCAGGTGGTCGTCACGGTCGCCCTGACGCTGGGCCGCGCCACCAAGCCCAGCCCGCTGCGCCTGCTGCGGCAGATCGCGCTGAACCCGCTGCTGCTGGCCTGCGCCATCGGCTTCCTGCTGGCGCTCGCGGGCGGGGTGCCGCCGGGGGCCTCGGGGCTGCTGCGCGGGCTCTCCCAGGCCAGCCTCGCCACCGGGCTGCTCTGCGTCGGCGCGGCGCTGACGCCCGGCGCGCTGACCGACCGGATGCCCACCCAGGCCCTGACCGCCGGCTTCAAGCTGCTGCTGATGCCGGCCATCGCCCTGGGGCTGGCAATGCTGACGGGGCTGGAGACGCTGGCGGCGGCCACCGCCATCCTCTTCATGGCGCAGCCCACCGCCTCCACCGCCTATGTGCAAGCCCGCGCCATGGGGGGCGACGCGCCGCTGATGGCGGCCATGATCACCAGCCAGCACCTGCTGGCGCTGGCCACCCTGCCGCTCTGGGCGCTGCTGCTGACCGGCTGA
- a CDS encoding Bug family tripartite tricarboxylate transporter substrate binding protein, which produces MSRSRISRFGGLLAGLLATAGLAGLVQPAQAQNFPSRPVTLVVPYAAGGTPDILARLLTDHVGRQMEQPFVLDNRAGAGGNIGGQMVARAQADGHTLLVCAFSCSTAGSLYASPAYDIQRDFAPVIMIGTVPSVMVVPAALPVRTFAEFVALAKKESVNYASSGVGSSPHLASELLNQLAGIEVTHVPYRGAGQVTADLLANRVQLYFDNLPAALPNIKTGQIRPLLVAQTARSAAAPEIPTSAEAGIPDLVVTPWFGILAPAGTPEPVLQKLNAAFDAALHDPAVAARMKELGVDVIGGGRDRLGEFIAGDVVKWGAIIKERNIVAN; this is translated from the coding sequence ATGTCCAGATCGCGCATCTCACGCTTCGGCGGCCTGTTGGCCGGGCTGCTGGCAACGGCCGGTCTGGCCGGGCTCGTGCAGCCGGCCCAGGCGCAGAACTTCCCCAGCCGGCCGGTGACGCTGGTGGTGCCCTATGCGGCCGGCGGCACGCCGGACATCCTGGCGCGGCTGCTGACCGACCATGTCGGCCGGCAGATGGAGCAGCCTTTCGTGCTGGACAACCGCGCCGGTGCCGGCGGCAATATCGGTGGCCAGATGGTCGCCCGCGCCCAGGCCGATGGCCATACGCTGCTGGTCTGCGCCTTTTCCTGCTCGACCGCCGGCAGTCTCTACGCCAGTCCCGCCTATGACATCCAGCGCGACTTCGCGCCCGTCATCATGATCGGCACGGTGCCGAGCGTGATGGTGGTGCCGGCAGCGCTGCCGGTGCGGACCTTCGCGGAATTCGTCGCGCTGGCGAAGAAGGAGTCGGTCAACTATGCCTCCTCCGGCGTCGGCTCCTCCCCGCATCTGGCCAGCGAACTGCTGAACCAGCTGGCGGGGATCGAGGTCACGCATGTGCCCTATCGCGGCGCCGGGCAGGTGACGGCGGATCTGCTGGCCAATCGCGTGCAGCTCTATTTCGATAACCTGCCTGCCGCGCTGCCGAATATCAAAACCGGCCAGATCCGCCCGCTGCTGGTGGCGCAGACCGCGCGCTCGGCCGCGGCGCCGGAGATCCCGACCTCGGCCGAGGCCGGCATTCCCGACCTGGTGGTGACCCCCTGGTTCGGCATCCTGGCCCCCGCCGGCACGCCGGAGCCGGTGCTGCAGAAGCTGAATGCCGCCTTCGACGCCGCGCTGCACGACCCCGCCGTGGCCGCGCGCATGAAGGAACTGGGGGTCGATGTCATCGGCGGTGGCCGCGACAGGCTCGGTGAGTTCATCGCCGGCGATGTGGTGAAGTGGGGCGCCATCATCAAAGAGCGCAACATTGTTGCCAACTGA
- a CDS encoding methyl-accepting chemotaxis protein: MRIRTFFLACFCGVAVPGAIASAWLSGTSWSAWQRAEGAILATRATAAAQRAQTAIGVEVGSYASLLRLEAPDLMPLRSQSPETDRLLAEAERRLSAIGLPAARVREVKDRVATLRAQVMDALAQPLARRDAGLPNITQTLRNQGADSLARLGEDAARQVADLAPAASQAVEIATAVMDLRDHAGRRNTVVSAWLGGMPVTQEQLELAHQQTGRIEQAWSTASRLAAAMPDRPALQAALRHQRETYLAQAEKRWREMMALARGGLNGGNVTWPVAVVPFRAWSTPAQAEILLLRDAALDQAQEMVEVAGSEAKVMLAEALLLVLLICGPAAASAILLLRRVVQPLRALTGSVTRIAGGELELAVPGRDRRDELGEMAQAVETLRAGSLERREMAAAQQESQRLQIERARRVDTLLREFEAETASALRAVASAASEMDATAGGMAEIATSGNARAASVAGASQQASGNVQTVAAAAEELSASIAEVARQVRDSAARAQQASEAAQNTDRTVRGLSEAAGRIGDVVQLITGIASQTNLLALNATIEAARAGESGKGFAVVAGEVKSLASQTARATEEIGQQIAAMQAETERTVQAMGDIARMIRELNDATGLVAEAAGQQAEATREIGHAVAQAAAGTEEASRHATGVSEDAERTGRAAGDVRGAAGELARQAEGLRGKMDGFLAALRAA, encoded by the coding sequence ATGCGTATCCGCACTTTCTTCCTGGCCTGTTTCTGCGGCGTGGCGGTGCCGGGGGCCATCGCCTCCGCCTGGCTCTCCGGCACCTCCTGGAGCGCCTGGCAACGGGCGGAGGGAGCCATCCTGGCCACCCGCGCCACCGCCGCCGCCCAGCGGGCGCAGACGGCGATCGGCGTGGAGGTCGGCTCCTATGCCTCCCTGCTGCGGCTGGAGGCGCCGGACCTCATGCCCCTGCGGAGCCAGTCCCCCGAGACCGACCGTCTGCTGGCCGAGGCCGAGCGCCGCCTCTCCGCCATCGGCCTTCCCGCCGCGCGGGTGCGGGAGGTGAAGGATCGCGTCGCCACCCTGCGGGCGCAGGTGATGGACGCGCTGGCCCAGCCCCTGGCGCGGCGCGACGCCGGCCTGCCGAACATCACGCAGACGCTCCGCAACCAGGGGGCCGACAGCCTGGCCCGGCTGGGCGAGGACGCGGCGCGGCAGGTGGCGGACCTGGCCCCCGCCGCCAGCCAGGCGGTGGAGATCGCCACCGCCGTGATGGACCTGCGCGACCATGCCGGGCGCCGCAACACCGTCGTCTCCGCCTGGCTGGGCGGCATGCCCGTGACGCAGGAGCAGTTGGAACTGGCGCATCAGCAGACCGGACGGATCGAGCAGGCCTGGTCCACCGCCAGCCGGCTGGCGGCCGCCATGCCGGACCGCCCGGCGCTGCAGGCGGCGCTGCGCCACCAGCGCGAGACCTATCTGGCCCAGGCCGAGAAACGCTGGCGCGAGATGATGGCGCTGGCGCGGGGCGGGCTGAACGGTGGCAATGTCACCTGGCCCGTGGCGGTGGTGCCCTTCCGCGCCTGGTCCACCCCCGCCCAGGCGGAGATCCTGCTGCTGCGCGATGCCGCGCTGGACCAGGCGCAGGAGATGGTGGAGGTCGCCGGAAGCGAGGCAAAGGTCATGCTGGCCGAGGCGCTGCTCCTGGTGCTGCTGATCTGCGGGCCGGCGGCGGCCTCGGCGATCCTGCTGCTGCGCCGCGTGGTGCAGCCGCTGCGGGCGCTGACCGGCAGCGTGACGCGCATCGCCGGCGGCGAGCTGGAACTCGCCGTGCCCGGCCGGGACCGGCGGGACGAGCTGGGCGAGATGGCGCAGGCGGTGGAGACGCTGCGCGCCGGCTCGCTGGAGCGGCGGGAGATGGCGGCGGCGCAGCAGGAGAGCCAGCGCCTGCAGATCGAGCGCGCCCGGCGCGTCGATACCCTGCTGCGGGAATTCGAGGCGGAGACGGCCAGCGCGCTGCGCGCCGTGGCCTCGGCGGCGTCGGAGATGGACGCCACCGCCGGCGGCATGGCGGAGATCGCCACATCCGGCAATGCCCGCGCCGCCTCGGTGGCCGGGGCCTCGCAGCAGGCCAGCGGCAATGTGCAGACCGTGGCGGCGGCGGCCGAGGAGCTTTCGGCCAGCATCGCCGAGGTGGCGCGGCAGGTGCGCGACAGCGCCGCCCGGGCGCAGCAGGCCTCCGAGGCCGCGCAGAACACCGACCGCACCGTGCGCGGGCTGTCGGAGGCGGCAGGGCGGATCGGCGATGTGGTGCAGCTGATCACCGGTATCGCCAGCCAGACCAACCTGCTGGCCCTGAACGCCACCATCGAGGCCGCGCGAGCTGGCGAGAGCGGCAAGGGCTTCGCGGTCGTGGCGGGCGAGGTGAAGTCGCTCGCCAGCCAGACCGCCCGCGCCACCGAGGAGATCGGCCAGCAGATCGCCGCCATGCAGGCGGAGACGGAGCGGACGGTGCAGGCCATGGGCGACATCGCCCGCATGATCCGCGAGCTGAACGACGCCACGGGGCTGGTGGCCGAGGCCGCCGGGCAGCAGGCGGAGGCGACGCGGGAGATCGGTCATGCCGTGGCCCAGGCGGCGGCGGGGACGGAGGAAGCCTCCCGCCATGCCACCGGCGTCAGCGAGGATGCCGAGCGCACCGGCCGCGCCGCCGGCGATGTGCGCGGCGCGGCCGGGGAGCTGGCGCGCCAGGCGGAGGGGCTACGCGGCAAGATGGATGGCTTCCTGGCCGCGTTGCGGGCGGCCTGA
- a CDS encoding alpha/beta fold hydrolase, producing MPEFRLAGFGSYTAGGRVVEISGEPVRELQFTSTTSYRHDPNGMLAIEHAYVQYFTPAARRGLPPVVLMHGGGMSGTMWETTPDGRPGWLHGLLAAGLEVHVVDNAERGRAGWCPVPGIWPGEPILRTIEESWTRFRFGETDADGRRQAFPGQRFPVAALEAFARGFVPRWTTLGDVAAASLGAVLRRVGPCILLCHSQGGEPAFRAAAAAPGLVRAMVAVEPTGFADPAALRGIPTLMVMGDYREHSAHWRGVSRRCMDFAEALTGQGGRADWLDLPAEGIHGNSHMPMMDDNNQEILVRILRWLDARLA from the coding sequence ATGCCGGAATTCCGACTCGCCGGTTTCGGCTCCTACACCGCTGGCGGCCGGGTGGTGGAGATCAGCGGCGAGCCGGTGCGGGAACTGCAGTTCACCAGCACCACGAGCTACCGGCACGATCCCAACGGCATGCTCGCGATCGAGCATGCCTATGTGCAGTATTTCACCCCGGCCGCGCGCCGCGGCCTGCCGCCTGTCGTGCTGATGCATGGCGGCGGCATGTCCGGCACCATGTGGGAGACCACGCCGGACGGGCGTCCGGGCTGGCTGCATGGGCTGCTGGCCGCAGGGCTCGAAGTGCATGTGGTGGACAATGCCGAGCGCGGCCGGGCGGGCTGGTGCCCGGTGCCCGGAATCTGGCCGGGCGAGCCGATCCTGCGCACCATCGAGGAAAGCTGGACCCGCTTCCGCTTCGGCGAGACGGATGCCGATGGCCGACGGCAGGCCTTTCCCGGCCAGCGCTTTCCCGTGGCGGCGCTGGAGGCTTTCGCGCGCGGCTTCGTGCCGCGCTGGACTACGCTGGGGGATGTCGCGGCAGCCTCGCTGGGCGCGGTGCTGCGGCGTGTCGGCCCCTGCATCCTGCTCTGCCACAGCCAGGGTGGTGAGCCCGCCTTCCGCGCCGCCGCGGCGGCGCCGGGGCTGGTGCGTGCCATGGTGGCGGTGGAGCCGACCGGCTTCGCCGACCCCGCCGCGCTGCGCGGCATCCCGACCCTGATGGTGATGGGCGACTACCGGGAGCATTCGGCGCATTGGCGCGGCGTGTCCCGGCGCTGCATGGATTTCGCCGAGGCCCTGACGGGGCAGGGCGGCCGGGCAGACTGGCTGGACCTGCCGGCCGAGGGCATCCACGGCAATAGCCACATGCCGATGATGGACGACAACAACCAGGAAATCCTGGTGCGCATCCTGCGCTGGCTGGACGCCCGCCTGGCCTGA
- a CDS encoding undecaprenyl-diphosphate phosphatase, which produces MDALLLLSALLMGVVEGLTEFLPISSTGHLILLAELLDFEGPPGKTFEITIQLGAVLAVIWVFRDTLLRMAMGMWRRGSAEYYTAVNLLLAFLPAMMFGATLHGYITNLLFTPLVVAIALILGGIVIIAIERMRPAPSIHSIPEIGPLAALLIGLGQALAMIPGTSRSGATIISALLVGVDRKVAAEFSFLLAIPTMVAATAFSLFKARNELDFSAAGVIALGFVAAFVVALVVVRWLLAVISRIGFTPFGWYRIALGAVILVWLALRPAGA; this is translated from the coding sequence ATGGATGCCTTGCTGTTGCTCTCCGCTCTCCTGATGGGTGTGGTGGAGGGGCTGACCGAGTTCCTGCCCATTTCCTCGACCGGACACCTGATCCTGCTGGCCGAGCTGCTGGACTTCGAGGGCCCGCCCGGCAAGACCTTCGAGATCACCATCCAGCTCGGCGCCGTCCTCGCCGTCATCTGGGTCTTCCGGGACACGCTGCTCCGCATGGCCATGGGCATGTGGCGGCGCGGATCGGCCGAATACTACACGGCGGTCAACCTGCTGCTGGCCTTCCTGCCGGCCATGATGTTCGGCGCCACGCTGCATGGCTACATCACCAACCTGCTCTTCACGCCGCTGGTGGTGGCCATCGCCCTGATCCTGGGCGGCATCGTCATCATCGCCATCGAGCGCATGCGCCCCGCGCCCTCCATCCATTCCATCCCCGAGATCGGGCCGCTGGCGGCCCTGCTGATCGGCCTGGGCCAGGCGCTGGCGATGATCCCCGGCACCAGCCGCTCCGGCGCCACCATCATCTCCGCCCTGCTGGTGGGGGTGGACCGCAAGGTGGCGGCCGAGTTCAGCTTCCTGCTGGCCATCCCCACCATGGTCGCGGCCACCGCCTTCAGCCTGTTCAAGGCGCGGAACGAGCTGGACTTCTCCGCCGCCGGCGTCATCGCTCTGGGCTTCGTGGCGGCCTTCGTCGTCGCCCTGGTGGTGGTGCGCTGGCTGCTGGCCGTCATCAGCCGCATCGGCTTCACACCCTTCGGCTGGTACCGCATCGCGCTCGGCGCGGTCATCCTGGTCTGGCTGGCCCTGCGGCCGGCGGGCGCGTGA
- a CDS encoding ABC transporter substrate-binding protein — MSGPHPTRRWLARAVLGGAALQATGWLEAVLGQGARAEGPGTLRIGLAALNTTLDPHFQSSAPNNAVASHIFDALVTNDARSASRPGLAESWRLLDDTRWEFHLRRTAFTDGREFSAEDAIVSLQRANDLPSTAPLRIYTRGIRNMVATGPRRLLIETREPDPLLLNALSRIRIISAGHRDAPTTEFNNGNAAIGTGALVLEEYEPGSHLRLSRNDGWWGGRLPWEAVELRLIADADARLAALLSGELDIIEAVPPGGAARVKAGSGFHLVRGISSRFVYLAMDQKRDVSPFITDHDGQPLARNPLKDRRVRQALSMAIDRKALVEQVMEGDAVIASQFLPPGGAGIAEGLSPVPFDPARAQALLAEAGYPEGFRLTLHGPGDRYVNATGLMQAVARMLTRVGIQAQAETMPWATYSQRNAGAGFSMSLAAWSVNTGETSSPLRALLATHDRKAGMGASNAGRYSNPELDALLRQALRNMEDGARNTLLARACEIAFTDHALLPLHHEVSAWAARRGAAYEARADQHTLAMGASRTG, encoded by the coding sequence ATGTCAGGTCCTCATCCCACCCGCCGCTGGCTGGCGCGCGCCGTGCTGGGTGGCGCCGCGTTGCAGGCCACCGGCTGGCTGGAGGCCGTGCTGGGCCAGGGCGCGCGGGCGGAAGGTCCGGGCACGCTGCGCATCGGGCTGGCGGCGCTCAACACCACGCTGGATCCGCATTTCCAGAGCAGCGCCCCCAACAATGCCGTGGCCAGCCATATCTTCGACGCGCTGGTCACCAATGACGCGAGATCGGCCTCCCGGCCCGGGCTCGCGGAATCCTGGCGGCTACTGGACGACACGCGCTGGGAATTCCATCTGCGCCGCACCGCCTTCACGGACGGGCGGGAATTCTCGGCGGAGGATGCCATCGTCTCGCTGCAGCGGGCCAATGACCTGCCCAGCACCGCCCCCCTCCGCATCTATACCCGCGGCATCAGGAACATGGTGGCCACAGGGCCGCGCAGGCTGCTGATCGAGACCAGGGAACCCGACCCGCTGCTGCTGAACGCGCTCAGCCGCATCCGCATCATCAGCGCCGGCCACCGGGACGCGCCGACCACCGAGTTCAACAACGGCAATGCCGCCATCGGCACCGGCGCGCTGGTGCTGGAGGAATACGAGCCGGGCAGCCACCTGCGCCTGTCGCGCAACGACGGCTGGTGGGGCGGCAGGCTGCCCTGGGAGGCGGTGGAGCTGCGCCTGATCGCCGATGCCGACGCGCGGCTGGCGGCGCTGCTCTCGGGCGAACTGGACATCATCGAGGCCGTGCCGCCCGGCGGCGCGGCGCGGGTGAAGGCCGGGAGCGGCTTCCACCTGGTCCGCGGCATCTCCAGCCGCTTCGTCTATCTCGCCATGGACCAGAAGCGGGATGTCTCCCCCTTCATCACGGACCACGACGGCCAGCCGCTGGCGCGGAACCCGCTGAAGGACCGGCGCGTGCGGCAGGCGCTCTCCATGGCCATCGACCGGAAGGCCCTGGTGGAGCAGGTGATGGAAGGCGATGCCGTCATCGCCAGCCAGTTCCTGCCCCCCGGCGGCGCCGGCATCGCGGAGGGGTTGTCTCCCGTGCCCTTCGATCCCGCCAGGGCGCAGGCGCTGCTGGCCGAGGCCGGCTACCCCGAAGGCTTCCGCCTTACCCTGCACGGCCCCGGCGACCGCTACGTGAACGCCACCGGGCTCATGCAGGCGGTGGCGCGGATGCTGACGCGCGTCGGCATCCAGGCACAGGCCGAGACGATGCCCTGGGCCACCTATTCCCAGCGCAATGCCGGCGCCGGGTTCAGCATGTCGCTGGCCGCCTGGAGCGTGAACACGGGCGAGACCTCCAGCCCGCTGAGGGCGCTGCTCGCCACCCATGACCGCAAGGCCGGCATGGGTGCCAGCAATGCCGGCCGCTACTCGAACCCCGAGCTGGACGCGCTGCTGCGGCAGGCGCTGCGGAACATGGAGGATGGCGCGCGCAACACGCTGCTGGCCCGGGCCTGCGAGATCGCCTTCACCGACCACGCGCTGCTGCCGCTGCATCATGAGGTCTCGGCCTGGGCGGCACGGCGGGGCGCCGCCTATGAGGCGCGGGCGGACCAGCACACCCTGGCCATGGGCGCCAGCCGCACCGGCTGA
- a CDS encoding LysR family transcriptional regulator, which yields MSLPPISLRQLRAFAAVARLGSFRRAAEELNLSQPALSQAVRLLETETGAMLLERNTRGVTLTEAGRQMLSTCESVLQSLEFTVASLRRNGAEEAARLRIAALPSIARQIVVPAYRHFRAGSATAALFIRDAVGEEVIRMVRAGEVDFGLATLPRQGTELIVHPLLRSPMRVVVAPGHPFAATGATWRELAEERFIFVGRSSATYEITASAFRAAGRFPRYFIETQTAETAACMAAEGIGVTVLHARNLDEMAHYGFAQAAVREPDCALEIALVRPVGRMLAPASLAFWDFLARRSTPEASPAFP from the coding sequence ATGTCTCTTCCCCCCATCTCCCTCCGGCAGCTCCGTGCCTTCGCGGCGGTCGCCCGCCTCGGCAGCTTCCGCCGCGCGGCCGAGGAGCTGAACCTGTCCCAGCCCGCGCTCAGCCAGGCGGTGCGGCTGTTGGAGACCGAGACCGGCGCCATGCTGCTGGAGCGGAACACCCGCGGCGTGACCCTCACCGAAGCCGGGCGGCAGATGCTCTCCACCTGCGAAAGCGTGCTGCAATCGCTGGAATTCACCGTCGCCTCCCTGCGGCGGAACGGAGCGGAGGAGGCCGCGCGGCTGCGTATCGCCGCCCTCCCCTCCATCGCGCGGCAGATCGTGGTGCCGGCCTACCGCCACTTCCGCGCCGGCAGCGCCACGGCCGCGCTCTTCATCCGGGACGCGGTGGGGGAGGAGGTGATCCGCATGGTCCGCGCCGGTGAGGTCGATTTCGGTCTGGCAACCCTGCCGCGCCAGGGCACCGAGCTGATCGTCCATCCGCTGCTGCGCTCGCCGATGCGGGTGGTGGTGGCGCCTGGCCATCCTTTCGCCGCCACCGGCGCGACCTGGCGGGAGCTGGCGGAGGAGCGCTTCATCTTCGTCGGCCGCAGCTCCGCCACCTATGAGATCACCGCCTCCGCCTTCCGCGCTGCCGGACGCTTCCCGCGCTATTTCATCGAGACCCAGACGGCCGAGACCGCCGCCTGCATGGCGGCCGAGGGTATCGGCGTGACGGTGCTGCATGCCCGCAATCTCGATGAGATGGCGCATTACGGCTTTGCCCAGGCAGCGGTGCGGGAGCCTGACTGCGCGCTGGAGATCGCCCTGGTGCGTCCCGTGGGGCGCATGCTGGCGCCGGCCTCCCTCGCCTTCTGGGATTTCCTGGCGCGACGGAGCACGCCCGAAGCCAGCCCCGCGTTTCCCTGA
- a CDS encoding adenosine kinase: MAAPTLDILGIGNAIVDVLARADDGFLARHGMTRGAMALIDAAQAGAIYDAMGPGIESSGGSAGNTCAVAAGLGARVGFLGKVADDLLGQAFAHDIRAAGVEFPGAPLSGGAPTARCLILVSPDGQRTMNTYLGACVTFGEADVEETMVARAAVTYLEGYLFDPPAAQAAFRRAARLAHAAGRQVALSLSDAFCVGRHREAFRAFVAEETDILFANETEILSLYETDSFEQAMERARADVGIAALTRSERGSVILAGGETVTVKAEPAKVVDTTGAGDAYAAGFLAALTRGLPLAECGRWGSVAAAEVIGHFGARPQADLKALIGA, encoded by the coding sequence ATGGCAGCACCCACCCTCGATATCCTCGGCATCGGCAACGCCATCGTGGACGTGCTGGCGCGGGCGGATGACGGCTTCCTGGCCCGGCATGGCATGACGCGCGGCGCCATGGCGCTGATCGACGCCGCGCAGGCCGGGGCGATCTATGACGCCATGGGGCCGGGGATCGAGAGCAGCGGCGGCTCGGCCGGCAATACCTGCGCCGTGGCGGCCGGGCTGGGCGCCAGGGTCGGCTTCCTGGGCAAGGTGGCGGACGACCTGCTGGGCCAGGCCTTCGCGCATGACATCCGCGCGGCCGGGGTGGAGTTCCCCGGCGCCCCGCTGTCGGGTGGCGCCCCCACCGCGCGCTGCCTGATCCTGGTCTCGCCTGACGGGCAGCGGACCATGAACACCTATCTCGGCGCCTGCGTCACCTTCGGCGAAGCCGATGTGGAGGAGACGATGGTGGCCCGCGCCGCCGTCACCTACCTGGAAGGCTATCTCTTCGACCCGCCGGCGGCCCAGGCGGCCTTCCGCCGCGCGGCGCGGCTGGCCCATGCGGCGGGCCGGCAGGTGGCGCTCAGCCTCTCCGACGCCTTCTGCGTCGGCCGCCACCGCGAGGCCTTCCGCGCCTTCGTGGCGGAGGAGACGGACATCCTCTTCGCCAACGAGACCGAGATCCTCAGCCTCTACGAGACCGACAGCTTCGAGCAGGCCATGGAGCGCGCCCGCGCCGATGTCGGCATCGCCGCGCTGACGCGCAGCGAGCGGGGCAGCGTCATCCTGGCCGGCGGGGAGACCGTGACGGTGAAGGCCGAGCCCGCGAAGGTGGTGGACACCACCGGCGCCGGCGACGCCTATGCCGCCGGCTTCCTGGCCGCGCTGACGCGCGGGCTGCCGCTGGCCGAATGCGGCCGCTGGGGCTCCGTCGCGGCAGCCGAGGTGATCGGCCATTTCGGTGCCCGGCCCCAGGCGGACCTGAAGGCGCTGATCGGCGCCTGA